The genomic segment aagcagtgaaataggggtgaccccgaatggtcgacgattcgatgcttcgattggaagagcctgattcgactaccaatctcacagtcgaatattcgcagggtgttatgatcatgccattttggctatgtaggggtgctcaatgtctgatttcacatagaactaccagttttctccaaataagttaatatacagcctattatgataatgctgtaaataagaattggagaagaaaaaagctttaaataaatattttaacgtgcgtgaataaatccaaccacccctattatagatttaaatttcactttccataatccgtgaccgacagaggagcataacaaaggtaatgtattttgccccgcccccaaacatatgattcgactatcagtcgactataaGCAaaattcgaaaattccgattcgactatgaaaatccttagtcagGGACACCCctacagtgaaataagcatgtatttgaccgaaattccagaattgacagcaaactgcatgtatagcgcggtgaatgtttatatgattgtcaaccaatggtgggatgctacattttattctttctgacattaaagcacttgaatacgacaagctggtaatcacgacttcataagtgggaaataggaaatttccgatagcacgtgaaggcagcatagggcctgtttacacctggtcacttcatgcgttttctctgatctatctatctaatttgTTAAAACGTTTCTATTTACAATTGGCCACATAAATGTGTCTTCGCGAAACGGATATAACCGTTCTTCAATTCCCGCGCTATATGCAAATTTAACGGAGTTCACGTCAATGAAAGCAATAGATAAGCgctgcattttattcattacCAGCTAATTTCAATATCAGAGACAGCAACAGGAGAGAGCACAGCACTGGAAAGATAGGTTAGTcactacttttaatgaagatgattgtgtGTTGAGCGTCTGCGacttactttcagtttcattcgCGGCAGTTTGCGCGTCGGCTTGCTGAAGAGATACTCAGCTGCTCATCCGCGGTGCTTGTTGCATTAGCTCTGTCATatccagaggtgggtagtaacgagttacatttacttcgttacatttacttgagtaaattttttgggcaactaatacttttagagtatatttaaaaatgggtacttttactcttactcgagtacatttttagtgaaaaaacggtactttttacttcgttactgtgggcgacgctcctctcgttattttatcttaatgcaatacaagttaaaaatccttcgatttattccaagcgcgccgtctactttttttctgggcaatgagcgatgcccgttcgcgaatgattcattcttttgagtcaattctgttcgaaggcttgatcaaaccagttggcaaaccagtgaatcggttcgcgaatcagtttgaatgattcgttcagttccctgccgcacgcgctgagtcgtctgaagcggttctcactcagagttgtaacattaagagcgttgaagacatggctttggatctacagtcagttgaaagcgaATCTGCAAAGGCTGGTTTGCTAGCTacgaagatctttattagatgaacaccgcgtgtgctgtcggttccacaggtatagattcgattacaatacacgataccatgacattaccagtttgttgtacatgtaccttacacattaaatacattgtataatttattcattaaataagctgtcacagagtatgaaataaacacccgccaaaccgcgttagttccaggaggaatgccttgcccagacacaattaatattgatattttcacaatatttacgcttgcagaaataaaggctacatttgtttacattttgcagaacagacggaagaagatccgtcaatgtgcatttgtttcgttatgttcagatgttctgtagcggtcatgtgaggagttttcactcttctccgaggttatatacatttataatacataattaaactttaaaatataatttaatttaactcagtgatgcaaatcagaatttgtatcagctgttacttcagttttcagagtcatatgatcattcaaatatattgatttatcgttgttgaaaaaaacaaaaacaaaaaaacagcatatgctggttaggtatgttttgaggctgggatgctggtttatatatctaaataaaaatatagtataatcagtatatgatccaaagtaactagtaactgactacttgagtagtttttttatccgatacttttttactcttactcaagtaactattcagactattacttttacttttacttgagtaaatatttcttcaagtacttttacttttacttgagtacagtttttgggtactctacccacctctggtcaTATCTGACTATAACATGCCATAAAATGCTCTCacacgtttattattttaatattttgggaggagtaaaattatcattatcatatgtggtttcaacaaccagatgcatttacacttgtccagtttcgtctggaatgcggcccagaccacctcctgaagtggtttgagcgaTCGGATTTATATCCGTCTCGAATGCGTTTCGGAGTGCATTTACACCTGGTCTTTTCACGATCTGATAGCTATCCGATCAGAAAAAAGGGTTGGAGACCTTTGGCTCAAGCTCTCCTTCAGCTCACAATGCTGTGTTTCTGCTCCAGTAACTGTTATTTTATACCCCTCAACCCTCAGGCCACTTTACTGTGTTACGTATTAAAATATCCTTTTGATTCTAATCAGTAGCAGTGCTTTCTAAACATCATATTGTTCTTAATGCTTTGTGTCAttttatttgcatgcattttggTTCACTTTAGAACACTTTGTGTGTAAACCAAATAACCAATCTCTTGAAAATGTGTGCGTTTTAAATGAGAGAAAAGGGAGGAAATCTGGAACTGATGCAGTGATACATCTGACCTTGCTTGCTTGTGTTCTTCAgcaattttttaaacatatcaTGTTCCTTTGTAAAGTCAAATATTTCCATCACCTTTCCCcctctttttttccctctgtcTTAATCCATTTCTAAAACTCTTTTACTTTGTCCTTGAGTATGTCTTAAAGGAACAGCGTCATACCTTTTCTGTGCTGGAAAGAGAAAATATAGCATGTTTCTGCAGAGACAGGCTTTATTCTGTAGCCAAAGAGATCACCTGTCTGTCCAAACTCATTCAGTAATTCGTTTAAATAGTACATAAACTATTACACATTAATTTGTCATTCAGATGTGATTCAGAATCATCTGTAATTTGAACTAAGAGAGAAATGATGACCATTACATAAACAGATCGAGGAGATTGAGAGGTTGTAAGTTTAGTGTTGCCAGTAATGAGGACACTTTAAGAAAAAATCCACAGCAGTACTTGAATCAAACAATATGCCTCTGTGTTTGTGAGGTATGCTAAATTGCTTTATATGTCAGTGCTAACAACACAGACCAACGCAGAAAACACTCGGGGTGCATTTAGAATGTGTCCAAAGCTGTGTTTCATTTAGGATGTTCAGCTAGgctaaatgtttacatttgagAAATGCAGAAACAGTGAACAATTATTAGAGAAAATTGGTTTGTACTGCAATTTCTGAATGGCTATATTGTTTGCTACACCGCTATATGCAGACTTCAAATCTTGTGTGATAAATTAAAAGGAACCATACATGTGTGGCTGGAAATAAGTATTCATGAATGTAGTAAACATAAACAAATGGGACTATCTAGTGTGTTATTTTCATTCACATTCCATTCATACACATAAAAGGACCTTCCTTCCTTCTCACCTTAGACCATATAAAAATGGAACTGTATTCAATGGAGCTTAGATATGATTTACTGGAAGTGAGTCTGACATGGGACACAcatgccatctagtggttattgAGTTAGCAACTTCAGTTGAGACAAATACTGAACAGAGAACCTGGAACAACCAAGTTCTCTCTTCAGTGTTTTCCTTCTGTTTTACATTGTGATTACTGACTGGCTAAATCTAAGCCTCCACCTGTACAGTTAGTCACAAACGCCATGACTAAATTACTTGAGAATTAACGCCAAGTTCCACCatagcctaaaaaaaaaaaacatttgcaatgtcatctgctaaCTGTGATGCTTGTTATGTTGTTGTCAGTATTAAGCACAGTGAAGACCAAGAGAAGGAAACATTAGGCTACCTACCACAAGTACAAAGAGGGATCTGGTCTTCCCAGACTAAGGCACACTTCCAGTGTTTTGTTATCTGTCTGACATCCAATGAACCTTGGCCCTTCTACATGGACATAAAACAGCCCTAAAATAACTACAAACAGGATTGGAAATGGTTTGCATCCACTAACATGAGTGATTTGTAAAGCATGTCAGCAGCAGTTagtttgatttatgttttgatGTTGTAAGACTACTTTTAAGACATTGTGACTGTATGAGAATGAGACTTTTAGGAATGCTGTGTCTAAAGTAATTAGACAGGAATCCTTGAGACAGCTGATCCTAATTTGGGCACGAGCATTGATGGTGTCATTTCTGTGTCAACAAACTCTATTTAAAGTCAAACAGACTTCAAAGGTTCAgttataaaatgtgttttaatggtaACAAGTGAGAGGAATGGAGACAAAAGAATGTTTATAGAAGCCTGTGGacataatttgattaattacatataatttcAGTCAAGTCAGtgcgcattcattcattcattcattcaaaactgtGCTCTTTGTCAGTTTTCAGAGGAGCATGAAAGACAGTCTGACTTCAGTTACCTCTTAGAGTTCTAATAACTGATTGTAAaccatatatacagtgtgtatatatatatatatatatatatatatatatagttgtaaataaaacaaatatgactggaatatatttttaagagaaCATACAATTTCAGTCTTTGAGGGTTCCTGCCTCTAGGGATTCCATTTAAGACTTTTGGCCACTTTTTGTGCAAATGTCTTTGCAGAGCCCAAAACACCAATCACCAAATTTAACAGCACATGTACATTGTCAGCTTAACTTGCTCACACATATAGAGGGACATacctgaccaaaaaaaaaaaaaaaactcacacaCAAAGACGTACACAGGTGTCCAGTTACAGTACAGTATACTACACTAATTTACACAATGACTTTGTCATAAACAGCAAGGTGTTTTCCATTTCGCACACATGAACATACAGGAAAGAGTCCATTTGCTCCTGTTTACATCTGTCTTATGTTGCAGTGAAGTCTTCATATCACTCCTTTCCCTTCTCAGCATCAAATGTCATTAGCTGAAGCCTAATCACTCTTCCATAGTGCTCTTGTCCCTTTGCTGTCCAACTGGGGTATTTTTAGCTCTGAAACAACTGGGCTCCTAAAAAAGGGTTAGAGGAACACTGCTATGTAAGGTATCCTGCCTGCTCTCTCTCATCCTATTACCAGCACAATCCACCAGCCACTCTTTGTCTGTGATTAGGAGAGAAGGCAGAGAGTCAAGGGTTTGCCTGaagaaagctgaattttcagaagaaGGGCTCGCAAACCCTCGGAAAGAACGGTGGAAGAAGGCCTGGATGGTTGCCACTGTATTTCTGTTATAAACTCTTGACTTATATTCCTATTTGTGACACTTCTAGACCAGAGCTCTCTTAAGTCTAGTGGAGCTGCATGAAGAGCCACCGTTTCTTTTTGGAAAGGTCTTAAGTCACTAGTATAGACCATGCAGACCACCTGGATCTTGCTGCTTGTCTCTCTGGGCCTCTCTACCCTGGCTGGTGCTGAGAAAGGCCTCGAATTCCCACGTTATGATGGCAAAGACCGTGTCCTGGACATAAATGAGAAGAACTACCACAAAGCCCTGAAGAAATACGACATGCTGTGCCTGTTCTACCACGCTCCTCTGCCAACTGCAAAGGAGCTGCAGAAACAGTTACAAATGACTGAATTAGTGCTAGAGGTAAGAGAGGACAAGACGAGTGAATGTGTGGTGTAAGATATAAGACTGAATGGACTTCAGAGAGTGTTATTTGGAGCAAAGCAACATGGAATTGCATGCAGTAAACatgattaaatgtttttaaatatataattgaaaagattttgtattttttaaatgaaatattaatgtaaatgtgttgCAAGtatgaaatgtaataataaaaataaatgtaatatgatATAGGTTCAAATCtattttttgtatgtaataTCAGTGCAGCTAGAGGCTCACAGGCTGCAGCTGACTGACATGTCAATCTTCACATCTCTTTTTCACTTAAGTATTTATCTGGATTAAAAAGTGGACATCATCAGTCACTGTGTTAATCACGCACTTCATGTTCAGTGCATCTGATAGCTTCTGAATGTGGGCTTGAGAAACTAGTCCTAGAGTATTGGCTTTTAAAATTCAGCCATTTATACTACTTGCATCATGAAAGCAGAACACTGTGGGTATTTATGGAACGAGAACACTTCTAAAATGATTACATAAGTGTGGCCTCCTTAACTCTAACTTCATGGCTCACAGGTTCACTATCTAGACAACGATGCCAGTGTGACTCAGCGGTACTCCATGTACTTCTAATATTCTCTAAAACACGCATAGcctacatatatgtatatacataggttatatatattttattacactttaatttcgtttattttattgtattttatttgacattttcctTGGAGCTTGAGCTAatagtaaacaaaaaatatgacccaaaaaaacaaacaaacagccatTACAGTACTAATCATGATTTGTTTTTCCACAGTTAGCTGCTCAAGTCTTGGAGGAAAAGGATATTGGCTTTGGAATGGTTGACTCTCAAAAAGATGCTAAGGTTGCCAAGAAACTAGGTGAGGTGAAAACACGTATGCAAAACTTCAAATACAGTCTATGGGTTGTGCAAATTTTGTATAAATGGATGCTGATACACTGAGCAGTAGACTATTTGCTTGtacagtatacattttattGCAATGATGAATGTCTATATGTTTAATTGGAAGGTCTGCATGAGGAAGGCAGCGTCTATGTCTTTAAGGAGGACCGTGTGATTGAATTTGATGGCCTGCTCGCTACAGACACTCTTGTGGAATTCCTTTTGGATGTAAAGAATCTGTATTTATCGTAAATCTCGACATCTAATTTGTTGTAGTGCTTTTATATGCCATTTTAACTTTCTGCCTTCATCTGTCCCTCATGCTTCAGCTGTTGGAAGATCCagttgagatcattgacaatgCTTTGGAGTTACGAGCTTTTGACCGTATGGAAGAAGACATCAAACTCATTGGTTTCTTCAAGAGTCCTGACTCTGAACGTAAGTGTGCGTGAGCAAACTGTGAGGACCAGTTACATCCTTCAGCTGTGGTTATCTAATCTCTGCACTTTCCAAACACATACCTCATAGTATGCAAAAAATGAATACCATGCAATAAATgttaacacattcatttttaaatctctGTACATTCcagttatgtttttaaatgcacaaaGAAACCTCTTGAGCATTGCAGGCTACTACTCTTTCAAGCTATAGTTGACATTTAAAGGTCATTTATTTCAAGTCACCAATCTGGTAGGCTACACTGTCAAAAATAAAGGTCCCAGTTATAATCTAAATGGAATTTACAACTTTTGAATCAGTTCccttttaataaacaaacaaacaaatgctagcttcattttttaattgtctCTGGTTTCCTCAGATTATCTTGCTTTTCAAGAGGCAGCCGAACAGTTTCAGCCTTTTATCAGATTTTTTGCCACCTTTGAGAAATCTGTGAGTATTGTAGTTGTGCCATTATTTTCTTTTAGGGAGTGGAGAATTCTCTACTGATGGCAGATGTGTTGCTTTAATTGTTGCGTTTCAGGTTGCAAAAGAGCTGACTCTGAAGATGAATGAGGTGGACTTCTATGAGCCCTTCATGGAGGAACCAGTCACCATTCCAGACAAACCACACTCAGAGGAAGAGCTGGTGGCCTTCATATCTGAACACAGGAGGTAATGAGTAAAAGCTAATCTAATGATATTCTGaaggatggatagacagatatttgatactgatatatatatactgatgATATCTATTGACCTCCACAGACCAACTCTAAGAAAGCTCAGGGCAGAAGACATGTTTGAGACCTGGGTGagcaatatttttaaatgaaaattttatggAATTGCAtgattgttatattttaaatgactatCATAATTTATTACATGGCTTTCTGGAAAACTATTTAGATTGGTCAGTTGCATTATCTAGTGGTCAGATACCTCCTAATATCATCCATGGCAGTGCTCTATATCAGTTTGCTCAAACATTAACTAGAGCATACATTCATGCATCTCGTATCACACTTCGGCCTCGCTTTCTTGTTTTATACAAACATGACTGGTGCCATCTTGCATCTCAGTTATTGATTGTCATAAAAATTACTCCAGAGGACTTc from the Onychostoma macrolepis isolate SWU-2019 chromosome 09, ASM1243209v1, whole genome shotgun sequence genome contains:
- the casq2 gene encoding calsequestrin-2 isoform X2 — its product is MQTTWILLLVSLGLSTLAGAEKGLEFPRYDGKDRVLDINEKNYHKALKKYDMLCLFYHAPLPTAKELQKQLQMTELVLELAAQVLEEKDIGFGMVDSQKDAKVAKKLGLHEEGSVYVFKEDRVIEFDGLLATDTLVEFLLDLLEDPVEIIDNALELRAFDRMEEDIKLIGFFKSPDSEHYLAFQEAAEQFQPFIRFFATFEKSVAKELTLKMNEVDFYEPFMEEPVTIPDKPHSEEELVAFISEHRRPTLRKLRAEDMFETWDDDLNGIHIVAFAEEEDPDGFEFLEILKEVARDNTHNPDLSIVWIDPDNFPLLIPYWEKTFKVDLFRPQIGVVNVTDADSVWLEISDDDELPSPEELENWIEDVLSGTVNTEDDDDDDDDDDDDDDDDDDDDDDDDDDDDDDDDDDDE
- the casq2 gene encoding calsequestrin-2 isoform X1 yields the protein MQTTWILLLVSLGLSTLAGAEKGLEFPRYDGKDRVLDINEKNYHKALKKYDMLCLFYHAPLPTAKELQKQLQMTELVLELAAQVLEEKDIGFGMVDSQKDAKVAKKLGLHEEGSVYVFKEDRVIEFDGLLATDTLVEFLLDLLEDPVEIIDNALELRAFDRMEEDIKLIGFFKSPDSEHYLAFQEAAEQFQPFIRFFATFEKSVAKELTLKMNEVDFYEPFMEEPVTIPDKPHSEEELVAFISEHRRPTLRKLRAEDMFETWDDDLNGIHIVAFAEEEDPDGFEFLEILKEVARDNTHNPDLSIVWIDPDNFPLLIPYWEKTFKVDLFRPQIGVVNVTDADSVWLEISDDDELPSPEELENWIEDVLSGTVNTEDDDDDDDDDDDDDDEDDDDDDDDDDDDDDDDDDDDDDDDDDDDDDDDDDE